TTGTTGTATCAATTCTCTTGAAAACTTAAAATTCTCCATAGTACTTGTAGATTTTTCTTCTTTGATTATTCTACTTGCATCAATACCGTTTTTAATAAGATATTTGCTCATCGCTTCTGCTTCAGGTATAGTTTCACCAAGCCCCTTACCACCTGAAACGATAACTCTTACTTCTGGATTTTCCCGCAGAAATTCAATACCCTTATCCATGCGATTTCTAAATGTTAACGTCATTTGGTCACCTTTCAAGCCAGCACCAAGTATAATAACATAGTCTACCCGCACATTAGAATCTGTTCTAATTGCGGACAGTATCAATATTTCAACTAATATAAATGATGCTAGAACCAGAATAAATATTATTACAATTATTCTCTTATAGGCAGTATTTCGTATTCGAAAAAAAGTGAATTTATCTTTTCGGAGCTGGATACCCACAATAAGTAACGGAATTGCCACAATACATGGAAATATTATTCCAAAATTCATTGCCGCCCTTAAAAACATTAAAAATAAGAAATCTAAAACACCCAAAGCCCCTAATATAATAAATACATAACTGACGGCTTTCTTGGATAAATGAATCATATACCTCTCCTCCTCAGATAAAGCTTTTAAAGTAGTATTATTTGATAATGCCTTTAGGAATATTATCATCAAAAATGCCTAATTTCTCTAGACCGTTACTGCAAAAAAATTGCCTAAAGCTGCAAAGCAAATATAGATATTAGCATTAGTTTTACCATTATCAATAATATTACAGCAATGTAGGCAACTTAAATTTAACCATTTCAATACAATTAGCATTACTTTCTAATGTTTGTGTAGTAATTTTAATAGGCTTAGCAAATATAGTTGGATAATCAACTTCATCATATTTTGCACGAATTGGAAACGCCAGTTGTTCTCTGTCTATTAAGAATTGAGCATTCTTACCATAATAAAACATATAAGAAAATTGTTTACGATTATCGAACTTGATTATAGCATCATAATTTTGATGACAACGCCAAAAATAAATATACTTAATAAAATCAAGAGGATGCCATCTGCTTTTTTACCTTCCTTGTAAAAGTGTAACCCATTGAAAACTTGAAAAATACCCAGACAAGTAAGCATATAAGGCATTATAACTTTACTATTAACATTACCAATTAATATACTTATGGTTAATATGATTGTTACTATTGCAAGTATAAATCTAATTATTGTATATTTGCTTTTCAACGTTATTCCCCTTTATATTTCAAAATTAGTTCACTATATTTAAGAATATTACTCATTAGATTTAATATCTATATTTAGATACTTTAATAAA
This genomic interval from Clostridium kluyveri contains the following:
- a CDS encoding YdcF family protein, which codes for MIHLSKKAVSYVFIILGALGVLDFLFLMFLRAAMNFGIIFPCIVAIPLLIVGIQLRKDKFTFFRIRNTAYKRIIVIIFILVLASFILVEILILSAIRTDSNVRVDYVIILGAGLKGDQMTLTFRNRMDKGIEFLRENPEVRVIVSGGKGLGETIPEAEAMSKYLIKNGIDASRIIKEEKSTSTMENFKFSRELIQQQGENEKNEIMIVTSDFHMFRAKMIGRRNRFITYGLPSRTWWGILPNSCIREYFAVIKSFFVDR